In Bacteroidia bacterium, one genomic interval encodes:
- a CDS encoding methyltransferase, producing MAEIIFRFREFDLQQNAEVFPLGTDTMLLGAWVQPLEARSILDVGTGTGALALMMAQKTTVNIAAIDVSEKAAELARLNVKQSKWPSQIAVSQISLQEFAKTNHNHFDLIISNPPYFRNSLKPQKLHRATARHDDRLPLCDLLHFSLLLLSAKGRICLVLPTTEAVHFIGLAEVSPLHLLKKALVKPTTSHPPNRMLLEFSKDPQAVAEEMIVIREGNPAHYTGQYIEMTKAFHFPGALGPAE from the coding sequence TTGGCGGAAATAATATTCAGATTCAGAGAATTCGATTTGCAGCAGAATGCGGAGGTCTTCCCGCTGGGGACGGATACGATGCTGCTGGGCGCCTGGGTGCAACCCCTTGAGGCGCGCTCCATCCTGGATGTGGGAACCGGCACCGGAGCGCTGGCATTAATGATGGCGCAGAAAACCACTGTCAATATCGCAGCCATTGACGTTAGCGAAAAGGCGGCAGAGCTGGCCCGGCTGAATGTGAAGCAAAGCAAATGGCCCTCGCAAATTGCTGTATCGCAAATATCATTGCAGGAATTTGCCAAAACAAACCACAATCATTTTGACCTCATCATCAGCAATCCACCTTACTTCCGCAATTCGCTGAAGCCACAGAAGCTGCATCGTGCCACGGCCCGCCACGATGATCGGCTTCCGTTGTGCGATCTGCTGCACTTTAGTCTTTTACTGCTTTCAGCCAAAGGCCGAATCTGCCTGGTGCTACCCACTACAGAAGCCGTCCATTTTATCGGTCTTGCAGAAGTATCTCCCCTTCACCTCCTAAAAAAGGCACTCGTAAAGCCGACCACTTCGCATCCTCCCAATCGAATGCTCCTGGAATTCAGCAAAGACCCGCAGGCAGTTGCGGAAGAAATGATCGTTATCCGCGAAGGCAATCCTGCGCATT
- a CDS encoding AAA family ATPase, which produces MNKNFITELEIRNFKSIKEMKLRCKRINLFIGRPNVGKSNILEALALFSAPYLLNEPVYLGDLVRFNDNRNFFYWHIFTHSIT; this is translated from the coding sequence GTGAATAAGAATTTCATTACTGAACTTGAGATCAGAAACTTCAAATCCATAAAGGAGATGAAGCTGCGGTGCAAACGGATCAACCTTTTTATTGGGCGGCCTAATGTGGGGAAGTCAAATATTCTTGAGGCGCTGGCTTTGTTCTCTGCGCCATATCTGCTAAATGAACCTGTTTATCTTGGGGATTTAGTACGCTTTAATGACAATCGAAACTTTTTCTATTGGCACATCTTCACTCACTCAATTACCTGA
- a CDS encoding ABC-F family ATP-binding cassette domain-containing protein has protein sequence MLLTASELAVIFADRILFDDVSFTVNARERIGLVGRNGAGKSTLLKIMAGEHVPDVGEVVLPRGRKIGYLPQQMVHQEGKTVYEEALSAFAELKALEKTIDALADEVAHRQDHESAEYLELLNKQHEANERYTMLGGHGIEGETEKVLTGLGFERSDFDAPTSTFSGGWRMRIELAKILLRQPDVILLDEPTNHLDLESIQWLEEFLKSYVGAVFLVSHDRAFLDNLTNRTIEISNGSVFDYPSNYSRYMELRQERREQLQSSYENQQKQIKQSEKFIERFRAKNTKATLVQSRIKQLDKIERITLDEEDTSSIKFRFPDAPRSGLVVVDVKDLSKRYDDNLVLDHVSMEIHRGEKVAFVGKNGEGKSTMSRIIGGRENFEGTMKPGHNVSLGFYAQDEADRLPQDLTAFQVIDNAATGEMRLKVRSLLGAFLFSGEDVDKKVKVLSGGERSRLALARLLLQPVNLLILDEPTNHLDMRSKDVLKQALQNYTGTLILVSHDRDFLKGLTQKVVEFKDQKTREFPGDVYEFLRKKKLETLDELGRQADEKKAAAPVNEPVDNKARYEAKKELDREQRKWRKQVQDLEKEVAKLEKSIASHEADMADPAKFKTMSHDTFTQYDKLKARLEAAMNEWTEAQEEFEKFEEKKREV, from the coding sequence ATGTTATTAACTGCCTCTGAACTGGCGGTCATTTTTGCTGACCGCATTCTATTCGATGATGTTTCTTTTACAGTAAACGCTCGTGAACGCATTGGTCTTGTGGGCCGCAACGGTGCGGGGAAATCCACGCTACTCAAGATCATGGCCGGTGAGCATGTGCCGGACGTGGGAGAGGTGGTATTACCACGTGGGAGGAAGATCGGATACCTGCCTCAGCAGATGGTACATCAGGAAGGAAAGACCGTTTATGAGGAAGCGCTTTCGGCTTTTGCTGAGTTAAAAGCACTTGAAAAAACCATTGATGCGCTGGCGGATGAAGTGGCCCACCGGCAGGATCACGAATCGGCTGAATACCTGGAGTTGCTGAACAAACAGCATGAAGCCAACGAGCGCTACACCATGCTTGGCGGGCACGGCATTGAAGGTGAAACGGAAAAAGTGCTGACGGGGCTTGGATTTGAGCGCAGTGATTTTGACGCTCCCACAAGCACCTTCAGCGGTGGATGGCGGATGCGGATAGAGCTGGCCAAGATCCTGCTCCGGCAGCCTGACGTCATTCTTCTGGATGAACCGACCAACCACTTAGACCTTGAGTCCATCCAATGGCTTGAGGAATTCCTGAAATCGTATGTCGGAGCCGTATTCCTCGTGTCGCACGACAGGGCATTCCTGGATAATCTCACCAACCGCACTATTGAGATCAGCAACGGCAGCGTTTTCGACTATCCTTCCAACTATAGCCGCTACATGGAATTACGGCAGGAACGCAGGGAACAACTGCAATCTTCTTATGAAAACCAGCAGAAACAGATAAAACAATCCGAGAAATTCATTGAGCGATTCCGGGCCAAGAATACAAAGGCCACGCTGGTTCAGAGCCGGATAAAGCAACTGGATAAAATTGAGCGCATTACGCTAGATGAAGAGGATACTTCTTCTATAAAGTTCCGTTTTCCGGATGCGCCACGATCCGGGCTCGTGGTGGTGGACGTAAAAGACCTGAGCAAACGATATGATGATAACCTTGTGCTGGACCACGTTTCAATGGAGATACACAGAGGGGAAAAGGTGGCGTTTGTAGGAAAAAATGGCGAAGGGAAATCCACCATGTCGCGAATCATCGGAGGCCGCGAAAATTTTGAGGGCACTATGAAACCTGGCCACAATGTGTCGCTCGGATTCTATGCCCAGGACGAAGCCGACCGCCTGCCCCAGGACCTGACTGCATTCCAGGTAATTGACAATGCAGCGACCGGAGAAATGCGCCTGAAAGTCCGCAGCTTGCTGGGAGCATTTCTCTTCAGCGGTGAGGATGTGGACAAGAAAGTGAAGGTGCTGAGTGGAGGCGAACGCTCCCGCCTGGCATTGGCGCGCCTGCTACTGCAACCGGTTAACCTCCTTATCCTGGACGAACCTACCAACCACCTCGACATGCGTAGCAAGGATGTGCTGAAGCAGGCGCTACAGAACTATACCGGTACTCTCATCCTCGTTTCCCACGACCGTGATTTCCTGAAAGGGCTGACGCAAAAGGTGGTGGAGTTCAAGGATCAGAAAACCCGCGAATTTCCGGGTGATGTGTATGAATTCCTGCGCAAAAAGAAGCTGGAAACCCTGGATGAGCTTGGCCGGCAGGCGGATGAAAAAAAGGCCGCTGCCCCTGTAAATGAGCCGGTTGACAACAAAGCCCGCTACGAGGCAAAAAAAGAGTTGGACCGCGAACAGCGCAAATGGCGCAAACAGGTACAAGACCTGGAAAAGGAAGTGGCAAAACTGGAAAAATCCATCGCCAGCCACGAAGCCGACATGGCCGATCCCGCCAAGTTCAAGACCATGAGCCACGATACTTTTACACAGTACGATAAGCTGAAAGCCCGCCTGGAAGCCGCCATGAATGAATGGACCGAAGCGCAGGAAGAATTCGAGAAATTTGAAGAGAAGAAACGGGAAGTGTGA